From Stenotrophomonas maltophilia, a single genomic window includes:
- the pyrH gene encoding UMP kinase, giving the protein MSKLAYRRILLKLSGEALMGDEDYGIDPKIINRLAREVIEAQQAGAEVALVIGGGNIFRGAGLAAGGMDRVTGDQMGMLATVINALAMQDALEKLGAKARVMSAIKINDVCEDYIRRRAIRHLEKGRLVIFAAGVGSPFFTTDSGAALRAIEIGADLLLKATKVDGVYDKDPNKHSDAVRFDSLSYDEVIRRGLEVMDTAAFALARDSDLPMRVFDMGQPGELLKILNGENIGTLVQGRDQA; this is encoded by the coding sequence ATGTCCAAGCTCGCCTATCGCCGCATCCTTCTGAAACTGTCCGGGGAGGCGCTGATGGGAGATGAGGACTACGGCATCGACCCGAAGATCATCAACCGCCTGGCCCGCGAGGTCATCGAAGCCCAGCAGGCCGGTGCCGAAGTGGCCCTGGTGATCGGCGGCGGCAACATCTTCCGCGGTGCCGGCCTGGCCGCTGGCGGCATGGACCGGGTCACCGGCGACCAGATGGGCATGCTGGCCACGGTCATCAACGCCCTGGCCATGCAGGACGCCCTGGAGAAGCTGGGCGCCAAGGCCCGCGTGATGAGCGCGATCAAGATCAACGACGTGTGCGAGGACTACATCCGCCGCCGCGCCATCCGCCACCTGGAAAAGGGCCGCCTGGTGATCTTCGCCGCCGGCGTCGGCAGCCCGTTCTTCACCACCGATTCCGGCGCCGCCCTGCGCGCGATCGAGATCGGCGCCGACCTGCTGCTGAAGGCCACCAAGGTCGACGGCGTGTACGACAAGGACCCGAACAAGCACAGCGACGCGGTGCGCTTCGACAGCCTGAGCTACGACGAAGTGATCCGCCGCGGCCTGGAAGTGATGGATACCGCCGCGTTCGCCCTGGCCCGTGACAGCGACCTGCCGATGCGCGTGTTCGACATGGGCCAGCCGGGCGAGCTGCTGAAGATCCTCAACGGCGAGAACATCGGCACCCTGGTCCAGGGCCGCGATCAGGCCTGA
- a CDS encoding Csu type fimbrial protein has protein sequence MRMLLLGLLLVAGLLAAAPARAIAVCTAIADPTLPFGNVNSNAPGATTGTLNITVNCTTSALSLLATTGVRVCVGIGAGSGGGSSASWRTMKTGTSDSMNFQLYNTSNFSQVTGLTPRGTPPAQELTLTYNVPLTGGNGTQATQLFAQIPANQILASGAYSSTFSGASVVLTWAWNEVLLGTATVPATCNGGATGTNSASAAFSFTATANVLPQCGSYVTTNMNFGNVTGGIPANIDQTATLTLTCLKNTAYQISLNNGQNNPAATSTRRMATTLGTGTYYLTYELYRDAARSLRWGNTLNVDTVGGTGSGSAQQLTIYGRVPPVTGQPPAGTYNDLVQVTITY, from the coding sequence ATGAGAATGCTGCTGCTTGGCCTGCTGCTGGTGGCTGGGCTGCTGGCCGCGGCACCGGCGCGCGCCATCGCGGTCTGCACGGCCATCGCCGACCCGACACTGCCCTTCGGCAACGTCAACAGCAATGCGCCGGGCGCAACCACGGGCACGCTCAACATCACGGTGAACTGCACCACCTCCGCGCTGAGCCTGCTGGCCACCACCGGGGTGCGGGTGTGCGTGGGCATCGGTGCCGGCAGCGGTGGCGGCAGCAGCGCCAGCTGGCGGACGATGAAGACCGGCACCAGCGACAGCATGAATTTCCAGCTCTACAACACCTCCAACTTCAGCCAGGTGACCGGCTTGACCCCGCGCGGCACGCCGCCCGCGCAGGAACTGACCTTGACCTACAACGTGCCCCTGACCGGCGGCAACGGCACGCAGGCCACGCAGCTGTTCGCACAGATCCCGGCCAATCAGATCCTGGCCTCGGGCGCGTACAGCAGTACCTTCAGCGGCGCCAGCGTGGTCCTGACCTGGGCCTGGAACGAAGTGCTGCTCGGCACCGCCACCGTGCCGGCCACCTGCAATGGCGGCGCCACCGGCACCAACAGCGCCAGCGCCGCGTTCAGCTTCACCGCCACCGCCAACGTGCTGCCGCAGTGCGGCAGCTATGTCACCACCAACATGAACTTCGGCAACGTCACCGGCGGCATTCCCGCCAACATCGACCAGACCGCCACGCTGACCCTGACCTGCCTGAAGAACACCGCCTACCAGATCAGCCTGAACAACGGCCAGAACAACCCCGCCGCCACCAGCACGCGGCGCATGGCCACCACCCTTGGCACCGGCACCTACTACCTCACCTATGAGCTGTACCGCGATGCGGCGCGCAGCCTGCGCTGGGGCAACACCCTCAACGTTGATACCGTTGGCGGCACCGGAAGTGGCAGCGCGCAGCAGCTGACCATCTATGGCCGGGTGCCGCCGGTCACCGGCCAGCCCCCTGCCGGCACCTACAACGATCTGGTGCAGGTGACGATCACCTATTGA
- the rpsB gene encoding 30S ribosomal protein S2 — MPQVTMRQMLEAGVHFGHQTRYWNPKMAPYIFGARGKIHIINLEKTVPLFNDAMNFISSVAQKRGTVLFLGTKRSARETIKEEAERCGMPFMNQRWLGGTLTNFRTVKQSVARLKELEAGETDGTFEKLVKHEVLGLRRERDKLEASLGGIKDMNRLPDAIFVIDIGHEDIAIKEAKKLGIPVIAVVDTNYNPELVDYAIPGNDDAIRAVQLYARAAADAVLEGKAAAPHAASVREEEFAEAAAEGEDKPARRAPAKKAAKKGDDAQA; from the coding sequence ATGCCCCAGGTCACCATGCGTCAGATGCTGGAAGCCGGCGTCCACTTCGGCCACCAGACCCGCTACTGGAACCCGAAGATGGCTCCGTACATCTTCGGCGCCCGCGGCAAGATCCACATCATCAACCTGGAAAAGACCGTCCCGCTGTTCAACGACGCGATGAACTTCATCTCGTCGGTGGCCCAGAAGCGCGGCACCGTCCTGTTCCTGGGCACCAAGCGCAGCGCCCGCGAAACCATCAAGGAAGAAGCCGAGCGTTGCGGCATGCCGTTCATGAACCAGCGTTGGCTGGGCGGCACCCTGACCAACTTCCGTACCGTCAAGCAGTCGGTTGCCCGCCTGAAGGAATTGGAAGCCGGTGAAACCGACGGCACCTTCGAGAAGCTGGTCAAGCACGAAGTGCTGGGCCTGCGTCGCGAGCGCGACAAGCTGGAAGCCTCGCTGGGCGGCATCAAGGACATGAACCGCCTGCCGGACGCCATCTTCGTGATCGACATCGGCCACGAAGACATCGCGATCAAGGAAGCCAAGAAGCTGGGCATCCCGGTCATCGCCGTGGTCGACACCAACTACAACCCGGAACTGGTTGATTACGCCATCCCGGGCAACGACGACGCCATCCGCGCCGTGCAGCTGTACGCCCGCGCTGCGGCCGACGCCGTGCTGGAAGGCAAGGCTGCTGCTCCGCACGCCGCCTCGGTGCGTGAGGAAGAGTTCGCTGAAGCCGCTGCTGAAGGCGAAGACAAGCCGGCTCGCCGCGCTCCGGCGAAGAAGGCCGCCAAGAAGGGCGACGACGCCCAGGCCTGA
- a CDS encoding sensor domain-containing diguanylate cyclase yields the protein MPPELTAALALCRNLPSPPGIALRIIELAQDPEADIATAADIIAIDMALSARMLRIANSPLYASRRRIENLGQALTMLGLNATISLALGFTVTQGLTGGSGEDHDLRQRAWKRSILSALAASQLGQARGLRRLEELMLAGLLQDLGVLCLAQAESERYLPLLREARDNTDLVAREREELGCSHADVGAWVAEQWGLPRYLVESISHSEDQDAVESPFQACVQLSGAVADIWLDEDADTARERALQQVHDQLELDSARFDQVLARISEALPDIASLFEAGLNSPSRVRELIDHAQELATLRNLRELQDADQARRRADEFEARAKRLADQAHRDALTGVLNRRQLEAVLEQEFLRAGRQGWPLSVAFIDLDDFKKINDAHGHLTGDEVLRAFAGKLQGQLRNSDTVARFGGEEFVALLPNTSETVALDVIRRVLANIVATPMAELEGGPLFVTFSAGVATQGGYERFADVQDLLRAADDVLYRSKNLGRNRVIARSPGALGHDELSATAGAELG from the coding sequence ATGCCTCCCGAGCTGACAGCTGCCCTGGCGCTCTGCCGCAACCTGCCTTCGCCACCCGGTATTGCCCTGCGCATCATCGAACTGGCCCAGGACCCGGAAGCGGACATCGCCACCGCCGCCGACATCATCGCCATCGACATGGCGTTGAGCGCTCGCATGCTGCGCATCGCCAATTCCCCCCTGTACGCCAGCCGGCGCCGGATCGAGAACCTCGGCCAGGCGCTGACCATGCTCGGCCTGAACGCCACGATCAGCCTGGCCCTCGGCTTCACCGTCACCCAGGGCCTGACCGGCGGCAGTGGCGAGGATCACGACCTGCGCCAGCGCGCCTGGAAGCGCAGCATCCTCAGCGCCCTGGCCGCCAGCCAACTGGGACAGGCCCGCGGCCTGCGCCGCCTGGAAGAACTGATGCTGGCCGGCCTGCTGCAGGACCTGGGCGTGCTGTGCCTGGCCCAGGCCGAATCGGAACGCTACCTGCCCCTGCTGCGCGAAGCGCGCGACAACACCGACCTGGTCGCGCGCGAGCGCGAGGAACTGGGCTGCAGCCATGCCGACGTCGGCGCCTGGGTGGCCGAGCAATGGGGCCTGCCGCGCTATCTGGTGGAGAGCATCAGCCACAGCGAGGACCAGGACGCGGTCGAATCGCCCTTCCAGGCCTGCGTGCAACTGTCCGGCGCCGTCGCCGACATCTGGCTGGACGAGGATGCCGACACCGCCCGCGAACGCGCCCTGCAGCAGGTGCACGACCAGCTGGAACTGGACAGCGCCCGCTTCGACCAGGTGCTCGCCCGCATCAGCGAGGCCCTGCCGGACATCGCCAGCCTGTTCGAGGCTGGGCTGAACTCGCCTTCGCGTGTGCGTGAACTGATCGACCACGCACAGGAGCTGGCCACCCTGCGCAACCTGCGCGAACTGCAGGATGCCGACCAGGCGCGCCGCCGCGCCGACGAATTCGAAGCCCGGGCCAAGCGCCTGGCCGACCAGGCCCATCGCGACGCGCTGACCGGCGTGCTCAACCGCCGCCAGCTGGAAGCGGTGCTCGAGCAGGAGTTCCTGCGTGCCGGCCGCCAGGGCTGGCCGCTGTCGGTGGCGTTCATCGACCTGGACGATTTCAAGAAGATCAACGACGCGCATGGCCACCTGACCGGTGATGAGGTGCTGCGCGCCTTCGCCGGCAAGCTGCAGGGCCAACTGCGCAACAGCGACACCGTGGCCCGTTTCGGTGGCGAGGAATTCGTCGCACTGCTGCCCAATACCAGCGAAACCGTGGCACTGGACGTGATCCGCCGGGTGCTGGCCAACATCGTCGCCACGCCGATGGCCGAGCTGGAAGGCGGCCCGCTGTTCGTCACCTTCTCGGCCGGCGTGGCCACCCAGGGCGGCTACGAGCGCTTCGCCGACGTGCAGGACCTGCTGCGCGCGGCGGACGACGTCCTGTACCGATCCAAGAATCTCGGCCGCAACCGGGTGATCGCCCGCTCCCCTGGCGCTCTTGGCCACGACGAGCTGTCGGCGACCGCTGGCGCCGAGCTGGGCTGA
- a CDS encoding fimbrial biogenesis chaperone, with the protein MRTLLALLALLLAPSAAALDLLPTTLQLPAEGGHTALWLYNPGPGRWQGQVRILAWEQQADAERLRPSDQIVASPVQLDLPAGARQRIWLLPRLPSPAASERAYRVVLAPSAPGLPRYSLPLFRGHAAPLAQPQLRSEVDPEPSHPTLRLTNTGTLHARLHDLAFVADDGRRLVLLPGLAGYVLAGQERHWALPPHAHGYAGGHFQARLQDGRVVELSTPDPAIAASAPGGL; encoded by the coding sequence ATGCGCACGCTGCTGGCCCTGCTGGCGCTGCTGCTGGCGCCGTCGGCCGCGGCGCTGGACCTGCTGCCGACTACGCTGCAGCTGCCAGCCGAGGGCGGCCATACCGCGCTGTGGCTGTACAACCCCGGCCCGGGTCGCTGGCAGGGCCAGGTGAGGATCCTGGCCTGGGAGCAGCAGGCGGACGCCGAGCGACTGCGCCCCAGCGACCAGATCGTGGCCAGCCCGGTCCAGCTGGACCTGCCAGCGGGCGCCCGCCAGCGCATCTGGCTGCTGCCGCGCCTGCCGTCTCCCGCGGCCAGCGAACGGGCCTACCGGGTCGTGCTCGCGCCCAGCGCGCCTGGCCTGCCGCGCTACTCGCTGCCCCTGTTCCGGGGACATGCCGCGCCGCTGGCGCAGCCGCAGCTACGGTCCGAGGTCGACCCCGAACCGTCGCACCCCACCCTGCGACTGACCAACACGGGTACCCTGCACGCCCGCCTGCACGACCTCGCCTTCGTTGCCGACGATGGCCGGCGCCTCGTACTGCTGCCCGGCCTGGCCGGCTATGTGCTGGCAGGCCAGGAGCGCCATTGGGCCCTGCCCCCCCATGCCCACGGCTATGCCGGCGGCCATTTCCAGGCCCGCCTGCAGGACGGCCGCGTGGTCGAGCTATCCACGCCGGACCCGGCAATTGCAGCGAGCGCACCGGGCGGGCTATAA
- the tsf gene encoding translation elongation factor Ts, with protein MEITASLVKELRERTGAGMMECKKALTEANGDINAAAEAMRKSGAAKADKKADRVAAEGRLGLAQDGGKAVLVEVNSETDFVANDDNFKSFVNAVAAAALASGANDVEAVKAAKLADGRTVEEARATAVQTLGENIQIRRMVKVDGNNTIGAYVHTNGKVGVLVDLVGGDVELARGLAMHVAALKPPHNKAADVPAEFVEKEKEIELAKMSEKDKSKPADILEKIISGKINKIVSDVTLYGQTYVLGDTTVEQVVKAAGADVAGFKLLIVGEGIEKVVEDYAAEVAKAMQV; from the coding sequence GTGGAAATCACTGCTTCCCTGGTCAAGGAACTGCGCGAGCGCACCGGCGCCGGCATGATGGAATGCAAGAAGGCGCTCACCGAAGCCAACGGCGACATCAACGCCGCTGCTGAAGCCATGCGCAAGTCCGGCGCTGCCAAGGCCGACAAGAAGGCTGACCGCGTGGCTGCCGAAGGCCGTCTGGGCCTGGCCCAGGATGGCGGCAAGGCCGTGCTGGTCGAAGTCAACTCGGAAACCGACTTCGTCGCCAACGACGACAACTTCAAGTCCTTCGTCAACGCCGTCGCCGCTGCTGCCCTGGCATCGGGCGCCAACGACGTCGAAGCCGTGAAGGCTGCCAAGCTGGCCGACGGCCGCACCGTTGAAGAAGCCCGCGCCACCGCCGTGCAGACCCTGGGTGAGAACATCCAGATCCGTCGCATGGTGAAGGTGGATGGCAACAACACCATCGGCGCCTACGTCCACACCAACGGCAAGGTCGGCGTGCTGGTCGACCTGGTCGGCGGCGACGTCGAGCTGGCCCGTGGCCTGGCCATGCACGTGGCCGCGCTGAAGCCGCCGCACAACAAGGCTGCCGATGTGCCGGCCGAGTTCGTCGAGAAGGAAAAGGAAATCGAACTGGCGAAGATGTCCGAGAAGGACAAGTCCAAGCCGGCCGACATCCTGGAAAAGATCATCAGCGGCAAGATCAACAAGATCGTCAGCGACGTGACCCTGTACGGCCAGACCTACGTGCTGGGCGATACCACCGTCGAGCAGGTGGTCAAGGCCGCCGGCGCCGACGTGGCGGGCTTCAAGCTGCTGATCGTGGGCGAAGGCATCGAGAAGGTGGTGGAAGACTACGCCGCCGAAGTCGCCAAGGCGATGCAGGTCTGA